From the Leptospira perdikensis genome, the window TCAGAGGCCATTTGGAAAAATATCATCGATAACAAAAACAAACTCACCCATTGTTTGGGTCGAGAAGTTGGAATTCGGGTTGCTGCCTTAGATTATTTCACCAACATCAATCCAAAAATCAAAAACCCAAAAATCATTGAAATGAAGCTTTTCGCTGAGACCGAAAAACTAATATTAGTTGATGAGCTCACAAGACTGTATAATAGAAGACATTTTGAAACGGCTCTCGTTCGCGAATTCAAACAATCAACCAGATACAACCAAAACCTATCCCTACTTATTATTGATATTGATGATTTTAAAAAGATCAACGATACTTATGGGCATACGACAGGTGATGAAATCCTTAGTAAAGTAGCCAAAAAAATTACATCTTGTTTGCGTACAGAAGATACGGCTTGCCGTATTGGTGGTGAAGAGTTTGCTGTGATTTTTCCACAAACAAACGAAGAACAAGCCCTGATCGCATCGGAAAAATTATTAGAAGCCTGCCGCACCATCCAACTGAGTGGAAAGTCTGTTACCTTAAGTGGAGGGATCGTATCTTATCCAGAAAAAGTCAAAACTTGTGGAGAAATGTATGATCTAGCAGACCGTGCATTGTATACGGCAAAATATTCTGGGAAAAACCAAATTGTTGCTTATTCGAATGAAAAAAGAAGCAGTTTGCGTTTTGATGCCAACCTAGAACTACTTTTTATTTTACCAGATAAAACTTTAAAAACCATTTCAAAGAACATCTCAGTTACGGGTATAGCCTTCGATACGGAAGACGATATCACTCTAAATGAATCTTTTGACGTCAAACTCCGTGAGTCAGATTCACAGAATGAAATTAATGCCAAAATCAAAGTGATTCGAAAAGAAGAAGTTGGAATTCAAAAATTCCATATGGGTGCCGAGTTTTTAGAACTCTCTTCCGAGGACCAAACAAAATTATCAGAACTCTATACTCTACACAGGTACAAATCTAAAATTCCAACCGGTGTTTGAATCAGGTCAAAAGCCAATCACAGCATTCTGATCAAAATGAAATAAATTTTCCTTGCCGGAAGTATCGATTTCAGGTTCCATTCAATCGTGTTCGGTTTTTATCTCTGTTTCTTCTGGATCCTCATTCGTTTTTTTTCCCCTGAGTTTTCATGGCCTTCTGGCCTAGTCCCCCCACTTCAGTTTCTTTTTTGGTGGAATCTCATTTTTTCTGCCTTTTGGTTACTCCTGATTTTGGTAGTGGTCTTTGGACTTTTGGGATTTTTACTACGAATTCCCGTTTTAGGAATTTTATTACAAGGAATCCGAAACCAAGTGACGGAAATTGGTTGGTACAAGTTCCTTCTGAACAGAACGACCGTTTGGTTGTTAAGTCAAACCCTCATCCTTTTTGGCTCTTTTGTTTTTGGATACGGAGGAGGTTCTGAACCTTACGTGTATACAGCGGCCCTAATGACAACGGTCTTAGGTTACTTCATTAAACAAAATTTTTACAAACCGATGGCGCGTTTTTCGGGATCAAAAAATATATTTATCTATCGGGGTAGAACCGGTAATGATTCTCCGCTAAACCCAGACCAGTTCCCAAAAGAAAAAGATGTAACCCCTTCTTAAACCAATTTTGTTTTATTACTAAACCACTTGGACAAACAATCTAATGGATATGGCCTCTACAAAAAAAATCTCATTTTATCCGTTATTCCCTTTTGGAATTTTATTATTTATCTCTCTTTTAGTTAGTTTCCAATGCCATCTTTTTTCGGAAAAAGATGAGAAGGTTCAAAGGATTCATCTAGAACCAAAAAAAGGACAAAAACTGGCAGCTTTTGCAGAAGGTTGTTTCTGGTGTTCGGAACATATTTTTGAATCCGTACCGGGAGTTTTGGAAGTTGTATCAGGATATGCGGGTGGACATACAAAAAATCCAACTTACGATTCAGTAAACACGGAAACAACGGGACATGCAGAAACTGTTTTGGTTTATTATGACCCGTCTAAGATAGATTACGCGGAACTTTGTAGGATTTTTTTCCTTTCCCATGACCCAACGACATTGAACCAACAAGGCCCTGACGAAGGATCTTCTTACAGATCAATTCTATTTTATAGTTCCGATGCCGAACTAAAAATCGCCCAAAAAATCCAAGAAGAAATTAAAGAAAACCGAATTTGGAAAAATCCAATTGTTACTGAATACCAAGAACTAAAAGAATTCTATCAGGCAGAAGGTTACCACCAAAACTTCATTCAAAACAATCCAAACCAATCTTATGTACGTAATGTTTCCATTCCAAGATACAAAGAATTTCAGTCGCGGTATGAATTCTACAAAACTGCCAAAAAACAAAATTAACTTTATTTTGTTTTGGTTCCGATCAATAGGTTAAAAATTCTTCTTTTAGTTTGGTGCGAAAGGAATCAAATTCCGACTTAGAATTTAGTTTACAAAGTTTGAGAATTTCGATTGGGATTTCTGAAGATTTTGCTTCTTTCGCATTGATTGCAATCATCATATCACTCAAATAAATGGGAAATACAATCGAAGCATATTCCTCATCCGCAACAAGAGGTCTATGATGAAATTCCATTGCCTTAACATAAAGGATAGGAAAACTCCATTTTTCACCAACCATAGCACCTAACTTTGAATGTGTAATGCCAATTGCCGATTCTTCCATACTGATAGTAGAGGCAATTTCCCGAGAATTAGAATATGTTTTGATTTGCGACATATGTTGTTTGTCAAAAGACAAAAGTAAAATTTCACCAATATCATGCAGAAGTGACGCCGCAATTAGATTACTTAGGTCTGATTTATTCATTCCCATCTTTTGTCCAATGGCCTTACAATAAAAAGCAGACTCATTCGATTTTTCCCAAATGGCAGCAAAAGCGGGGAATTTATCTTCTAACATCTGCTTGGTTCCCAGGCTATATAATAAAGTTTGTAATTCTTTCAAACCAATTAGTTGGATGGCTCGATCCAAACTTTCAACCCTACCACCGCGTCTAAACGCAGCGGAGTTGG encodes:
- a CDS encoding diguanylate cyclase translates to MLKSKQTSRPGQRIEDTIMAILEEDPCNEESLFQKIKQGQTHTLEDSQIYSALLKVLTSLDISENESEAIWKNIIDNKNKLTHCLGREVGIRVAALDYFTNINPKIKNPKIIEMKLFAETEKLILVDELTRLYNRRHFETALVREFKQSTRYNQNLSLLIIDIDDFKKINDTYGHTTGDEILSKVAKKITSCLRTEDTACRIGGEEFAVIFPQTNEEQALIASEKLLEACRTIQLSGKSVTLSGGIVSYPEKVKTCGEMYDLADRALYTAKYSGKNQIVAYSNEKRSSLRFDANLELLFILPDKTLKTISKNISVTGIAFDTEDDITLNESFDVKLRESDSQNEINAKIKVIRKEEVGIQKFHMGAEFLELSSEDQTKLSELYTLHRYKSKIPTGV
- the msrA gene encoding peptide-methionine (S)-S-oxide reductase MsrA — its product is MDMASTKKISFYPLFPFGILLFISLLVSFQCHLFSEKDEKVQRIHLEPKKGQKLAAFAEGCFWCSEHIFESVPGVLEVVSGYAGGHTKNPTYDSVNTETTGHAETVLVYYDPSKIDYAELCRIFFLSHDPTTLNQQGPDEGSSYRSILFYSSDAELKIAQKIQEEIKENRIWKNPIVTEYQELKEFYQAEGYHQNFIQNNPNQSYVRNVSIPRYKEFQSRYEFYKTAKKQN